The following are encoded in a window of Sporosarcina luteola genomic DNA:
- a CDS encoding DUF262 domain-containing protein, with the protein MSNSKQFYSDGLVNIERLLNGQDYYEIPVLQRNYVWSKDNIKDLISDIKESMDEDHTQDYFIGSMVFSEGKERKVVVDGQQRITTLSLIFAVAVAQFNKNNDTDYIGLYSPYLYKGTPNDEGVIISMNRLKHHEKDNSFFTNLINSRPVGNTVTTSQTNMANARVTIEEELGSFNENELKRFINYLAKRVHIVSMVTSDLNMAFRIFETLNDRGAKLQPEDLLKNMLLRNLSDGSYDQVAKSWDNFINVLTSDNGKMLVPTSTFLKHYVMSKGHLVQKAKLYDWFEKRTQSSTVSQASLGYEINTNEGINAFINELADEAKLYVKALSGNFEESIDNCIALGVKQVLVMVLASKKLDETKRKKVFTLMESLIFSYVITASRFNVVEKSLYKVAGKIRNAHIDTALFEEAIKDIEALILDKKEQALTALVDFKMKKSDRKKAKYILSKLGESLDDIDHSGFTIEHIMPEEKSAGWKHVKETAEDYQALVSSIGNLTLINPSGNSSLKNKDFDSKKQVYNNQTMLTKTIVESVNTGTKNTKHDKAIKAFNYSPVSGTWNRKEIERRAKALRNLAEYIWFKF; encoded by the coding sequence ATGAGTAATTCAAAACAATTTTATTCAGATGGCTTAGTTAATATAGAAAGATTGTTGAATGGGCAAGATTACTATGAAATACCCGTACTTCAAAGAAACTACGTTTGGTCGAAGGATAATATAAAAGACTTAATTAGCGATATTAAAGAAAGTATGGATGAGGATCATACACAGGACTATTTTATTGGCAGCATGGTTTTTTCGGAAGGCAAAGAGCGGAAGGTAGTCGTTGACGGACAACAGAGGATTACTACGCTTTCTTTGATCTTTGCTGTAGCGGTAGCACAATTTAATAAGAATAATGATACTGATTATATAGGTTTGTATTCCCCATACCTCTACAAAGGGACGCCGAATGATGAAGGGGTTATTATTTCAATGAATCGCTTGAAACACCATGAAAAGGATAACTCTTTTTTTACTAACTTAATAAATAGTAGACCTGTTGGGAATACGGTTACCACATCTCAAACGAATATGGCTAATGCCAGAGTAACAATTGAAGAAGAACTGGGCTCATTTAATGAAAATGAACTGAAAAGATTCATTAACTACTTGGCAAAACGGGTACATATTGTCTCCATGGTAACTAGTGATCTTAATATGGCTTTTCGAATCTTTGAGACGTTAAATGATAGAGGGGCGAAACTCCAGCCAGAAGATCTTTTGAAAAATATGTTGCTGAGGAACTTATCTGACGGAAGCTATGATCAAGTTGCAAAAAGCTGGGATAACTTCATCAATGTTCTAACCTCTGATAATGGAAAAATGCTCGTTCCAACTTCCACGTTCTTAAAGCATTATGTAATGTCAAAAGGGCACCTCGTACAGAAGGCTAAATTATATGACTGGTTTGAGAAGAGAACCCAATCATCTACAGTTAGTCAAGCCTCATTAGGGTATGAGATAAATACAAATGAAGGAATTAATGCATTTATCAATGAATTGGCTGATGAGGCCAAGTTATACGTGAAAGCACTCTCTGGTAATTTCGAGGAATCTATTGATAACTGTATTGCGTTAGGGGTCAAGCAAGTATTAGTTATGGTGTTGGCTTCAAAGAAGCTTGACGAAACAAAGAGGAAAAAAGTATTTACATTAATGGAGTCATTAATCTTCTCTTACGTAATTACAGCTTCAAGATTTAATGTTGTTGAAAAAAGCCTGTATAAAGTTGCAGGAAAGATTAGAAATGCACATATAGACACTGCATTATTTGAAGAAGCGATCAAGGATATAGAAGCATTAATCTTGGATAAAAAAGAGCAGGCCTTAACCGCTCTAGTGGATTTTAAAATGAAAAAGTCTGACCGGAAAAAAGCTAAATATATTCTGTCTAAATTAGGTGAGTCTTTAGATGATATTGATCATTCCGGTTTCACGATTGAACACATCATGCCTGAAGAAAAGTCTGCTGGTTGGAAACATGTCAAAGAGACTGCAGAGGATTACCAAGCCTTAGTATCAAGTATCGGAAATCTTACGCTAATAAACCCGTCTGGAAATAGTTCTCTAAAGAACAAGGACTTTGATAGTAAAAAACAGGTTTATAATAATCAAACAATGCTTACCAAAACGATCGTCGAAAGTGTTAATACAGGGACGAAAAATACTAAGCATGACAAGGCGATTAAAGCGTTTAATTATAGCCCTGTCAGTGGAACGTGGAATAGAAAAGAGATCGAGAGAAGAGCCAAGGCATTACGAAACTTGGCAGAATATATTTGGTTTAAGTTCTAA